The DNA segment CTGATCTTCCTGTTCTCGATCAAGCTCGGATGGCTTCCCGCCTCCGGCTACGTCCCACTCTCCGAAAACTGGCATGCGAGCCTTGCGTCCACCGTCATGCCGGCCTTTGTGCTCGGCAACGCCATTGCCGCGATCCTGATGCGGCATACGCGCAGTGCGATGTTGCAAGTGCTCGGGAGCGATTACGTTCGCACCGCCCGCGCCAAGGGCCTTTCCGAGCGCAGCGTGATCCTCAAGCATGCGATGCGCAACGCGTTGACGCCGATCATTACGCTGGGCGCGCTCGAGCTTGGCACATTATTGTCGGGCGCGGTGCTGACCGAGCAGATCTTTTCGATTCCCGGATTCGGCAAGCTGATCGTGGATGCGGTCTTCAACCGCGACTATGCCGTGGTGCAGGGCGTCGTACTCGTGACCGCGACCGTTTACCTGACGCTGAACCTGATCGCCGATATTGCTTACGTTCTCGTCAATCCGCGGCTGAGAGGGTAAATGACCGACGCCGCCCTTCCCGCGCTGACCGCGGCCGCCCCGGACGCGATGGAAAGCCCGGCACGGCGGGCGTTGCGGCGGCTTTTCAAGCGCAAGGGCGCGGTGGTGGGCCTTGGCGTGATCGCGGTCTTTATCCTGCTCGCGATCTTTGCGCCGGTGATCGTGCCCTACGATCCGATCGCAACCAACTGGGCGCTGGTTCGCAAGCCGGCGACGCTCGCCCACTGGTTCGGCACCGACGATCTCGGCCGCGATGTGCTGGCGCGCGTGGTTTACGGCTCGCGCGCTTCGCTGGCCGCGGGTGCGATCTCGGTCAGCATTGCGCTTGCGATTGGCGTTCCGCTTGGGCTACTCGCCGGCTATCGCGGCGGCTTTGTCGACTCGCTGATCAGCCGGCTCACCGATGCGATGCTCGCCTGCCCGTTCCTGATCCTTGCCATTGCGCTGGCGGCATTTCTCGGTCCAAGCCTCGGCAATGCCATGATCGCGATCGGCGTCTCGGCCACACCGATCTTCATTCGCCTGACGCGGGGACAGACCCTCAGCGTCAAGGTCGAGGATTATGTCGAGGCGGCGCGCGCCATCGGCAATCCGCCGTGGCGCATCGCGCTGTTTCATATTCTGCCGAACATCCTGCCGGCGCTTCTGGTGCAGGCGACGCTTTCGATCGCGGCCGCGATCATCGCGGAAGCCGCACTGTCGTTCCTCGGCCTCGGCCAACAGCCGCCGGCGCCGTCCTGGGGAAGCATGCTGAATTCGGCGCAGCGCTTTTTGACCAACGCGCCCTGGATGGCGATCTGGCCGGGGATGGCGATCTTTCTGGTGGTGCTGTCGTTCAACCTGGTCGGCGACGGCCTGCGCGACGCGCTCGATCCAAGGCAGCGCTAGCTAAACCACTATCTCCCGGCTCACCCTGCGACAATCCATCTCGAATTCGAGATCGACCACCGGCGGTCGGGCGAAGTGCCAGGTCAGACCCGATCGCGCCGCGCCGCGGCGCACCAGTTCTTCGGTCATCACGGGATGGAAGTCGTGAACCGTGTAGGCCTGCACCGCCGTCGTGTCTTTCCAGCCAAATCCAAACGCCGCCAGACGGCTTTCCATTTCGCGCACCGTGAAGCCGACCTTCTCCTTCAGCCCCTCCGGGCTGAGATCGCGGTAGCGCACGATCCGTTCGGGATAGCTACCGGAACCGCCGCGCGCTTCTGCGCCGCCGGCAATGACGAAATCCGGCTGTGCGACGCGGCGCTGTCCCGGAAGCGGGCGAACGAACGAGAACGCGTAGAATGACGGTTCCTTGGGCGGATCGATTTCGGGACAGACGTTGCTGCGCGCTACGGGATTGGTGGCGCCGTCGAAGATACCCCATTCACTGAGCGTCTTGACATAGTGCTGGTTGAACGCAAGGAAGCCGGCTTCGGTAAACGCTGCCGGTGACCGCAGCTCGCAGGCGCAGAACGACGTCAGCCTTTGGCCTGCTGCCTGGATATATTGAGCGACCTGCGCGAAACCCTCGGCCAGCGGCAGCAACATGTCGAAGCACACGCGTTCGATCTCGAAGCCGTCAAAGGCACAGACGCCGCTCGAATATTGAAACACGGCGGGGATAAACCGGTAATTGCCGGCTGCAAAATCGCGCGTCATTCAGGCGTTTCCTTGGGTCATGTCAGGTTCGATGGAACCTTAACATGATCGGCTATCCTGAAAATGCCCCGCGCGATCTAGAGCTCCGATTCCGAAGTTCGCAAGCGCGGGGACAGAATCCCCGCGCTGGCGTTTTCCTCTGGGCCGCTGGCCTACCAGAGGGCCAATGGCCGACCAGGCTTATGTCGGCTTCAGCGCCTTGGATCCGAGATCGAAATCGGCGATCTCCCGGGCGCGTTTGGATTCGGCGCCCGCGCGATGGTCGGTCGCGATCCAGACATAGACCGCCGGCAGCACGAACAGCGTGAACAACGTGCCGATGGTCATGCCGGCGACGACAACGAGGCCGATCGAGAAGCGGCTCGCCGCGCCCGCGCCGCTCGC comes from the Bradyrhizobium erythrophlei genome and includes:
- a CDS encoding ABC transporter permease; the protein is MLNFLGSRLLQMVPTLFFVSILIFSLQHLLPGDPALVMAGEERDPAVIEQIRKQYHLDRPIPVQYVYWVKGVLSGDFGESLRVKVPVRELIAQKLPVTLQLASMAIVIAFLIGIPAGIVSAVKQGTAWDYGANLFALWGISTPNFWLGIMLIFLFSIKLGWLPASGYVPLSENWHASLASTVMPAFVLGNAIAAILMRHTRSAMLQVLGSDYVRTARAKGLSERSVILKHAMRNALTPIITLGALELGTLLSGAVLTEQIFSIPGFGKLIVDAVFNRDYAVVQGVVLVTATVYLTLNLIADIAYVLVNPRLRG
- a CDS encoding ABC transporter permease → MTDAALPALTAAAPDAMESPARRALRRLFKRKGAVVGLGVIAVFILLAIFAPVIVPYDPIATNWALVRKPATLAHWFGTDDLGRDVLARVVYGSRASLAAGAISVSIALAIGVPLGLLAGYRGGFVDSLISRLTDAMLACPFLILAIALAAFLGPSLGNAMIAIGVSATPIFIRLTRGQTLSVKVEDYVEAARAIGNPPWRIALFHILPNILPALLVQATLSIAAAIIAEAALSFLGLGQQPPAPSWGSMLNSAQRFLTNAPWMAIWPGMAIFLVVLSFNLVGDGLRDALDPRQR
- the cnbZ gene encoding 2-amino-5-chloromuconate deaminase CnbZ, yielding MTRDFAAGNYRFIPAVFQYSSGVCAFDGFEIERVCFDMLLPLAEGFAQVAQYIQAAGQRLTSFCACELRSPAAFTEAGFLAFNQHYVKTLSEWGIFDGATNPVARSNVCPEIDPPKEPSFYAFSFVRPLPGQRRVAQPDFVIAGGAEARGGSGSYPERIVRYRDLSPEGLKEKVGFTVREMESRLAAFGFGWKDTTAVQAYTVHDFHPVMTEELVRRGAARSGLTWHFARPPVVDLEFEMDCRRVSREIVV